From Trichomycterus rosablanca isolate fTriRos1 chromosome 18, fTriRos1.hap1, whole genome shotgun sequence, the proteins below share one genomic window:
- the rbm18 gene encoding probable RNA-binding protein 18 produces MQSAAETVENASILSSGSSQEGHRLWIGNIDPKITEYHLVKLLEKFGKVKQFDFLFHKSGPLEGQPRGYCFVNFHTKEEAERAIQCLNGKLALSKKLVVRWAHAQKFEPYRGDKNLPSSLEPSSTEAEEQPTSLSVSAKIKAIEAKLQMMEENIEEEYTGPSPYLYNKPPDKKDKRSQPYNKSFRRFRR; encoded by the exons ATGCAGTCAGCTGCAGAAACGGTGGAGAATGCGTCCATTCTTTCAAGCGGCTCATCGCAAGAGGGCCATCGCTTGTGGATCGGCAACATCGACCCTAAAATCACAGA GTATCACCTAGTGAAACTCCTGGAGAAGTTTGGAAAAGTAAAGCAGTTTGATTTCCTCTTCCATAAGTCAGGACCACTGGAAGGCCAGCCCCGAGGATACTGCTTTGTCAACTTCCACACCAAAGAG GAGGCTGAACGTGCCATACAGTGTTTGAATGGAAAGCTGGCATTGTCAAAGAAACTGGTGGTGCGCTGGGCCCATGCACAG AAGTTTGAACCCTACAGAGGTGATAAGAACTTGCCTTCCAGCTTGGAACCGTCATCCACTGAAGCAGAGGAGCAGCCGACCTCGCTGAG tgtGAGTGCGAAGATCAAGGCCATCGAAGCCAAGCTGCAGATGATGGAGGAGAATATAGAGGAGGAGTACACAGGACCTTCACCTTACCTCTACAATAAACCCCCTGACAAGAAGGACAAGAGATCTCAGCCCTACAACAAATCTTTCCGCAGGTTCAGAAGATGA